In the Grimontia kaedaensis genome, one interval contains:
- the fghA gene encoding S-formylglutathione hydrolase, producing the protein MSLENISSNRSFGGWHKQYTHTSRTVHSNMRFAIFLPPQASESNRVPVLYWLSGLTCSDENFMQKAGAHRVAAELGIAIVAPDTSPRGDNIPDDPEGAYDFGIGAGFYLNATEAPWNRFYHMYDYVVKELPAVIEAHFPVSDVKAISGHSMGGHGALTIALKNSDDYRSVSAFSPIVNPAAVPWGEKAFSNYLGEDRKTWLEYDSCALIKKAEKHLPMLIDQGDGDQFLHEQLKPGNLLQAAEEAGYPLELRMQEGYDHSYYFISSFIEDHLRFHGEHLK; encoded by the coding sequence ATGAGTCTTGAAAATATCAGCAGCAACCGCAGTTTTGGCGGCTGGCATAAGCAGTACACTCACACCTCGCGAACTGTTCATAGCAATATGCGTTTCGCCATTTTCTTGCCACCTCAAGCGTCAGAATCAAATCGTGTGCCGGTACTCTACTGGTTGTCAGGACTGACCTGCAGTGACGAAAACTTTATGCAGAAAGCCGGCGCACATCGCGTCGCTGCTGAGCTGGGTATTGCTATCGTTGCCCCTGACACCAGCCCACGTGGCGACAACATTCCTGACGACCCGGAAGGTGCCTACGATTTTGGTATCGGTGCAGGCTTCTATCTGAATGCTACCGAAGCACCATGGAACCGTTTCTACCATATGTACGATTACGTGGTGAAAGAACTCCCTGCCGTTATTGAAGCACACTTTCCAGTCAGCGATGTGAAGGCCATTTCCGGCCATAGCATGGGTGGTCACGGTGCACTGACCATTGCGTTGAAAAACAGTGATGACTACCGTTCAGTCTCTGCCTTCAGCCCAATAGTAAATCCCGCTGCTGTGCCTTGGGGCGAGAAAGCTTTTAGTAATTATTTAGGTGAAGATCGCAAGACCTGGCTGGAATACGACAGCTGCGCGTTAATCAAAAAAGCCGAGAAACACTTACCGATGCTGATTGATCAAGGTGATGGCGACCAGTTCCTGCATGAGCAACTGAAACCCGGTAACCTGCTTCAAGCTGCAGAAGAAGCGGGTTATCCGCTGGAGCTTCGTATGCAGGAAGGCTATGACCACAGCTACTACTTCATCTCGAGCTTTATTGAAGATCACCTACGGTTTCATGGAGAGCATTTGAAGTAA
- a CDS encoding AbgT family transporter, with product MSQASQGALQQNGAIAFIERVGKKIPDPVIIFMFLFVAVLAITGLIGGMEFQTTGADGNPVSHTVKSMLATENVRWMFDNAILKNWLSFGHGVLGVILVVMLGVGIAENSGLLGAVIKRVGLRLNEKWLPMLLVFLGIMSSIATDAGYLVLIPLAGMLYAGVGKNPLIGMAAAFAGVSAGFSANLIPATPVDVIIGLNARVFAESQGVPFETSAGEVLNPATMHYFFIFVSTFLLAILGAWVTKRFVAPRLEKMEYTLPEDLDQSDFSVSESEQKGLRAAGLGLIASLAAIVALAMGPLAPYTNEAGRTVTPYMNNVILLIAMVFAVTGICFGYSTGKFKSLQDVVNAMVKQMNTFGYVLVLTFFSHNFLAVLSYSGLGVYITYLGATTLSSLGLENFPILLIIGFILTTALINLFVGGLTSKWMLLGPIFVPMLYQVNPNMTPDLVAAAYRVADSSTNIITPMMTYAGVILAFMRKYKSDLTFGDVIAMMVPYSAAFLTVWTTLLIVFFSFNIPLGF from the coding sequence ATGAGTCAAGCTTCACAAGGAGCGCTGCAACAGAATGGCGCGATTGCGTTTATTGAACGCGTAGGTAAAAAAATCCCCGATCCTGTGATCATTTTTATGTTCCTTTTTGTGGCGGTATTGGCCATTACAGGTTTGATCGGCGGAATGGAATTCCAAACCACAGGGGCAGATGGTAATCCTGTCAGCCACACTGTGAAGAGCATGCTGGCAACAGAAAACGTTCGCTGGATGTTTGACAATGCGATCCTGAAAAACTGGCTATCGTTCGGTCATGGCGTACTGGGTGTGATCCTTGTGGTGATGCTAGGTGTCGGCATTGCTGAGAACTCTGGCCTTCTGGGTGCAGTGATTAAGCGTGTTGGCCTTCGCCTGAATGAGAAGTGGCTGCCGATGCTGCTGGTATTCCTGGGTATCATGAGCTCGATCGCAACCGACGCTGGTTACCTGGTGCTGATCCCTTTGGCGGGCATGTTGTATGCAGGTGTGGGTAAAAATCCACTGATCGGTATGGCTGCTGCGTTTGCAGGTGTTTCGGCGGGCTTCAGTGCAAACCTGATTCCTGCAACCCCAGTTGACGTTATTATTGGTCTGAATGCACGCGTGTTTGCAGAATCTCAAGGTGTACCTTTCGAGACCTCAGCAGGTGAAGTGCTGAACCCTGCGACCATGCACTATTTCTTCATCTTTGTTTCTACCTTCTTGCTGGCGATCCTGGGGGCTTGGGTCACAAAGCGTTTTGTCGCACCTCGCCTGGAAAAGATGGAGTACACGCTACCGGAAGATCTGGACCAAAGCGACTTCTCTGTCAGCGAAAGCGAGCAAAAGGGTCTGCGCGCTGCAGGTCTCGGCCTGATTGCCTCTCTGGCTGCGATTGTTGCGCTGGCAATGGGTCCACTTGCGCCATACACCAATGAGGCTGGCCGCACAGTCACTCCTTACATGAACAACGTGATCCTATTGATTGCGATGGTGTTTGCGGTAACGGGTATTTGCTTTGGTTACAGCACGGGCAAGTTCAAGTCTCTACAAGACGTAGTGAATGCCATGGTGAAGCAGATGAACACCTTTGGTTATGTTTTGGTTCTGACTTTCTTCAGCCATAACTTCCTGGCGGTACTGAGCTACTCAGGCTTGGGTGTTTACATCACTTACCTAGGTGCGACCACCTTGTCTTCACTGGGTCTGGAAAACTTCCCAATCCTGCTCATCATCGGCTTCATTCTTACGACTGCACTGATCAACCTGTTCGTCGGTGGTTTGACGTCGAAGTGGATGCTGCTGGGACCTATTTTCGTTCCTATGCTGTATCAGGTTAACCCGAATATGACACCTGATCTGGTGGCGGCCGCATACCGCGTAGCAGATTCGTCGACTAACATCATCACGCCAATGATGACCTATGCAGGTGTTATTCTGGCCTTCATGCGTAAGTACAAATCTGATCTGACGTTTGGCGACGTGATTGCGATGATGGTGCCATACTCAGCAGCGTTCCTGACCGTATGGACAACCTTGCTGATTGTGTTCTTCAGTTTCAACATTCCTCTGGGCTTCTGA
- a CDS encoding AbgT family transporter, which translates to MSNHAMSNTPDAPSGGMEKFLNWIERAGNKIPDPALLFFYGLLTVWGLSAVLSQVDFGLTHPVTGQAVEINNLLTGEALASFLANMVTTFTSFAPMGIVLVAMLGVGVADASGFITTGLKKMLNVTPKKLLTPALILVAIVSHTAADAGYVLVIPLGGIIFHAAGRHPLVGIAAAFAGVSGGFSANFIPAGIDPLLAGFTQSAAQVLDKDYVVNPLANLYFTGLSSFLIVAIGWYVTEKIIEPRLNKLPIDEDAEKAPDLGSFTAIESKAFNRACFAMLAGIVLLVVALIPETSALRSPEGELTAFSAPLMKSIVPLIFILFVIPGVVYGRVAGTFKTQGDIIKAMSDTMATMGAYLVMSFFCAQFLAAFSQSNIGTLLALEGAAFLKALNMPGQLTIIGMILLTACVNLLIGSASAKWALIGPILVPMLMALGISPELSQAAYRVGDSVSNIISPLMVFFPLVVVYCQRYVKGTGIGTLASMMMPYSIAMLIGWSIFLLAYWALGIPLGIQAPYTYQM; encoded by the coding sequence ATGAGTAATCATGCCATGAGCAATACTCCGGACGCGCCAAGCGGCGGTATGGAAAAGTTCCTGAACTGGATTGAAAGGGCAGGTAACAAAATTCCTGATCCTGCGCTTCTGTTCTTTTATGGACTTTTGACTGTATGGGGCCTGTCCGCCGTTCTTTCTCAGGTTGATTTCGGCCTGACTCACCCTGTTACCGGCCAGGCTGTAGAAATTAATAACCTTCTTACTGGCGAAGCACTTGCAAGCTTCCTAGCGAACATGGTGACTACTTTCACCAGCTTTGCACCTATGGGGATTGTGCTGGTGGCAATGCTGGGTGTGGGCGTCGCGGATGCATCTGGCTTTATCACCACTGGCCTGAAAAAAATGCTGAACGTGACACCTAAGAAGCTGCTGACGCCAGCGCTGATTCTGGTAGCGATTGTGTCGCACACTGCAGCTGATGCGGGTTATGTTCTGGTTATTCCTTTGGGCGGTATTATCTTCCATGCTGCTGGTCGTCACCCGCTGGTGGGTATAGCTGCGGCGTTTGCCGGTGTGTCGGGCGGTTTCTCTGCCAACTTCATTCCAGCGGGTATTGACCCACTGTTGGCAGGCTTTACCCAATCTGCTGCTCAGGTTCTGGATAAAGACTACGTGGTGAACCCACTGGCGAACCTCTATTTCACAGGCCTCTCTTCATTCCTGATTGTGGCTATCGGCTGGTATGTGACTGAGAAAATCATCGAACCGCGCCTGAACAAATTGCCCATTGATGAAGATGCAGAAAAAGCACCGGATCTGGGCAGCTTCACCGCTATTGAAAGTAAAGCGTTCAACCGCGCATGTTTTGCAATGCTGGCAGGTATCGTGCTGCTGGTGGTTGCGCTTATCCCTGAAACGTCAGCACTGCGTTCACCTGAAGGTGAACTGACTGCGTTCTCTGCGCCGCTGATGAAATCTATCGTACCGCTGATCTTTATCCTATTTGTGATTCCAGGTGTGGTTTATGGTCGCGTTGCAGGTACCTTCAAAACGCAAGGCGATATCATTAAAGCAATGAGCGATACCATGGCGACCATGGGCGCATATTTGGTGATGTCATTCTTCTGCGCGCAGTTCCTGGCAGCATTCAGCCAGTCGAACATCGGCACTTTGCTGGCATTGGAAGGCGCGGCATTCCTGAAAGCGCTGAACATGCCGGGTCAGTTGACCATCATCGGTATGATTCTGTTAACTGCGTGTGTGAACCTGCTGATCGGTTCAGCGTCGGCGAAATGGGCGCTGATTGGTCCAATCCTAGTACCAATGCTGATGGCGCTGGGGATTTCTCCTGAGCTGTCTCAGGCGGCTTACCGCGTGGGTGACTCGGTATCTAACATCATTTCTCCACTGATGGTGTTCTTCCCACTGGTCGTGGTTTACTGCCAACGTTATGTGAAGGGCACTGGTATAGGTACATTGGCGTCCATGATGATGCCTTACTCTATTGCGATGCTGATCGGTTGGTCGATCTTCCTTCTGGCTTACTGGGCTCTGGGCATCCCACTGGGCATCCAAGCGCCTTACACCTACCAGATGTAA
- a CDS encoding RCC1 domain-containing protein translates to MKLWNTLALGCLLLLPMLANSQLPEDNFGGRDWYTPSTIVTNGEVGACTNESGQLYMWGNTNKGSVSLSPVPGNEARNNSHNYPYALSLWNKISYIDLSQRLGAFIDESGDAYFWSSDGYGYYRGQPFVDNPTFVLSNVSHLSVGKEHIVFVKNDGTVWSVGFNKFGNFGTGSTNSQFSAIPVKMKGINNVVRAAAFGSIVGADNNYNLLSRLGTLLLKSDGTVWVSGAGGTLVPNHFNYSPTQIETLTNIVSIQTTRYGAYSLDAHGDVYAWGAKYYGSLGLGIYQAETGYIHKPRKITFPEEATDVVAIESNPSDTNAYAIDSDKNLWAWGYHRFAHAFGVAETDTAMTPIISAKHVDDVIAGNNGRSFLIRSNSYPSDSRLWWTGYNFTRSLVLSKDISPLYIAGKTPSTPNQPVSSGVWAVSRENVCNLYFRHSGFNPANVY, encoded by the coding sequence ATGAAACTATGGAATACCTTAGCTTTAGGCTGTCTCTTGTTACTTCCAATGTTAGCCAACTCGCAACTCCCAGAGGACAACTTTGGCGGGAGGGACTGGTATACACCCAGTACAATCGTAACAAATGGTGAAGTTGGTGCCTGTACTAACGAAAGCGGCCAACTTTATATGTGGGGAAATACGAACAAAGGTTCTGTATCTCTCTCACCTGTTCCTGGTAATGAAGCAAGAAACAATAGCCATAACTACCCGTACGCGTTAAGTCTGTGGAATAAGATCAGTTATATCGATCTAAGCCAGCGTTTGGGCGCTTTTATAGATGAAAGTGGGGATGCTTATTTTTGGTCCTCTGATGGCTACGGCTATTACAGAGGGCAACCTTTTGTAGACAACCCAACATTTGTTTTGTCCAACGTTTCCCACTTGAGTGTTGGTAAAGAGCACATTGTCTTCGTAAAAAATGACGGTACCGTATGGAGTGTCGGATTCAATAAATTTGGCAATTTTGGTACTGGCTCGACTAACTCGCAATTCTCCGCAATCCCAGTAAAAATGAAAGGTATCAATAATGTTGTCAGGGCCGCAGCATTCGGCAGTATTGTTGGAGCCGATAACAATTATAATCTGTTGAGTCGCCTCGGTACCTTACTGTTGAAAAGTGACGGAACAGTCTGGGTTTCTGGCGCTGGCGGTACACTAGTCCCCAATCACTTCAACTATTCCCCCACCCAAATCGAGACACTAACAAATATCGTATCTATCCAAACGACACGCTATGGCGCTTATTCCCTTGATGCTCATGGTGATGTATATGCATGGGGAGCCAAATACTATGGCAGCCTGGGATTAGGTATCTACCAAGCAGAGACAGGTTATATCCACAAACCACGAAAAATCACTTTCCCAGAAGAAGCAACGGACGTTGTTGCCATCGAATCAAACCCATCCGATACCAATGCCTATGCTATCGATTCAGACAAAAACCTGTGGGCGTGGGGCTATCACAGATTTGCTCACGCATTTGGTGTCGCCGAGACAGATACTGCCATGACACCTATCATTTCTGCTAAACATGTTGATGATGTCATCGCGGGAAATAATGGTAGAAGCTTCCTAATCAGGAGTAATAGTTATCCCTCTGACTCCAGGTTATGGTGGACAGGATATAACTTCACTCGTTCGCTGGTATTGAGCAAAGATATTTCTCCACTCTATATCGCAGGCAAGACCCCTTCTACTCCAAATCAACCGGTATCTTCTGGTGTATGGGCGGTTAGTCGAGAAAATGTGTGTAACTTGTATTTCAGACATAGTGGCTTCAACCCTGCCAATGTGTATTAA
- the guaA gene encoding glutamine-hydrolyzing GMP synthase yields the protein MTQNIHDQRILILDFGSQYTQLIARRIREIGVYCELWGWDVEEQDIRDFNPNGIILSGGPESVTEDGSPRAPEYVFNAGVPVLGVCYGMQTMSEQLGGKVSGSNEREFGYAKVTLDNPGSLFEGIEDAINEAGKGVLDVWMSHGDKVVEIPADFVKVASTDTCPFAAMANEEKRFYGVQFHPEVTHTRRGHRMLERFVMDICGCEKLWTPASIIEDAIARIKEQVGNDEVILGLSGGVDSSVVAMLIHRAIGDKLTCVFVDNGLLRLNEAEQVMEMFGDHFGLNIVHVDAEERFLSALEGIADPEAKRKKIGHVFVDVFDEESKKLKNAKWLAQGTIYPDVIESAASKTGKAHVIKSHHNVGGLPDDMEMGLVEPLKELFKDEVRKIGLELGLPYNMLYRHPFPGPGLGVRVLGEVKKEYCDLLRRADAIFIEELHKADLYNKVSQAFTVFLPVRSVGVMGDGRKYDWVVSLRAVETIDFMTAHWAHLPYDFLGRVSNRIINEVDGISRVVYDVSGKPPATIEWE from the coding sequence ATGACCCAAAATATTCATGACCAACGTATTCTGATCCTCGACTTTGGATCTCAGTACACCCAGTTGATTGCACGTCGTATCCGTGAAATCGGTGTTTACTGTGAGCTTTGGGGCTGGGATGTTGAAGAGCAGGATATCCGTGACTTCAACCCGAATGGCATCATTCTTTCTGGTGGCCCGGAGAGCGTGACCGAAGACGGTTCACCACGTGCGCCTGAATATGTGTTTAACGCGGGCGTTCCAGTACTGGGCGTGTGCTACGGCATGCAAACCATGTCTGAGCAGCTTGGCGGTAAAGTTTCAGGCTCAAACGAGCGAGAGTTTGGTTACGCGAAAGTGACGCTGGATAACCCAGGTAGCCTATTTGAAGGTATCGAAGATGCCATTAACGAAGCGGGCAAAGGCGTTCTGGATGTATGGATGAGCCACGGCGACAAAGTGGTAGAAATTCCGGCTGACTTTGTGAAAGTCGCATCGACTGACACTTGTCCATTCGCAGCAATGGCAAACGAAGAGAAGCGCTTCTATGGCGTTCAGTTCCACCCTGAAGTGACTCACACCCGTCGGGGTCACCGCATGCTTGAGCGTTTCGTGATGGATATCTGTGGCTGTGAGAAGCTATGGACGCCAGCATCTATCATCGAAGATGCGATTGCACGCATCAAAGAACAAGTGGGTAATGACGAAGTGATTCTTGGCCTGTCAGGCGGCGTGGACTCTTCTGTTGTTGCTATGCTTATCCACCGCGCGATCGGTGACAAGCTGACCTGTGTATTCGTAGACAACGGTCTGCTGCGCTTGAACGAAGCTGAGCAGGTTATGGAAATGTTCGGTGATCACTTCGGCTTGAACATTGTTCATGTTGATGCGGAAGAGCGCTTCCTGTCTGCGCTGGAAGGCATTGCTGATCCAGAAGCAAAACGTAAGAAGATTGGTCACGTGTTCGTAGACGTATTCGATGAAGAATCGAAGAAACTGAAGAACGCGAAATGGCTGGCGCAAGGCACTATCTATCCTGATGTGATCGAGTCTGCTGCCTCTAAGACCGGTAAAGCGCACGTTATCAAATCTCACCACAACGTAGGTGGTCTGCCGGATGACATGGAAATGGGTCTGGTTGAGCCGCTGAAAGAGCTGTTCAAAGACGAAGTGCGTAAGATTGGCCTTGAGCTGGGTCTGCCGTATAACATGCTTTACCGCCACCCGTTCCCAGGTCCAGGTCTGGGTGTACGTGTACTTGGCGAAGTGAAGAAAGAGTACTGTGATCTGCTGCGCCGTGCGGATGCTATCTTCATCGAAGAGCTGCACAAAGCAGACCTTTACAACAAGGTTTCTCAGGCATTTACTGTGTTCCTGCCAGTACGCTCTGTCGGCGTAATGGGTGACGGACGTAAATACGATTGGGTTGTCTCACTGCGTGCAGTAGAAACCATCGACTTCATGACCGCACACTGGGCACACCTGCCATATGACTTCCTGGGTCGCGTTTCAAACCGTATCATTAACGAAGTAGATGGTATCAGCCGCGTGGTTTACGACGTATCTGGTAAGCCACCTGCAACCATCGAGTGGGAATGA
- the guaB gene encoding IMP dehydrogenase, which produces MLRIAKEALTFDDVLLVPAHSTVLPNTADLRTQLTKKISLNIPLISAAMDTVTEARLAIALAQEGGIGFIHKNMSIEQQAEQVRLVKIFEAGVVSNPVTVTPDQTIADVKALTDTHGFAGFPVVTEANELVGIITGRDVRFVTDLSLKVSEAMTPKERLATVKEGASPEEVQKLMQKHRVEKILVVNDDHHIAGMITAKDFQKAERKPNACKDEQGRLRVGAAVGAGAGNEERVAALVEAGVDVLLIDSSHGHSEGVLQRIRETREKFPELQIIGGNVATGAGAKALIEAGVDAVKVGIGPGSICTTRIVTGVGVPQITAISDAVEVAEQYGVPCIADGGIRFSGDLCKALVAGASCVMVGSMLAGTEESPGEVELYQGRAYKSYRGMGSLGAMSKGSSDRYFQSDNAADKLVPEGIEGRVAYKGRLKEIIHQQMGGLRSCMGLTGSATVEDLRTKAEFVRITGAGITESHAHDVTITKEAPNYRTGQ; this is translated from the coding sequence ATGTTACGAATAGCTAAAGAAGCCCTTACTTTTGACGATGTACTGCTAGTTCCAGCACACTCCACAGTTCTTCCGAACACTGCCGACTTGCGCACTCAACTGACGAAAAAAATCTCTCTGAACATCCCACTGATCTCAGCGGCGATGGACACAGTGACCGAAGCGCGCCTCGCAATTGCGCTTGCTCAGGAAGGTGGCATCGGTTTTATCCACAAAAACATGTCTATTGAGCAACAGGCGGAACAAGTTCGTTTGGTGAAGATCTTTGAAGCCGGTGTGGTTTCAAATCCTGTCACTGTGACGCCTGATCAAACCATTGCTGATGTAAAAGCACTGACTGATACTCACGGCTTTGCCGGTTTCCCAGTTGTTACTGAAGCCAATGAGCTGGTAGGTATCATCACTGGTCGCGATGTTCGTTTCGTGACTGACCTGAGCCTGAAAGTGTCAGAAGCTATGACACCGAAAGAGCGTCTGGCGACAGTGAAAGAGGGCGCAAGCCCTGAAGAAGTTCAAAAGCTGATGCAAAAGCACCGCGTAGAAAAAATCCTGGTGGTGAATGACGACCACCATATCGCGGGCATGATCACTGCAAAAGATTTCCAAAAAGCTGAGCGTAAACCAAACGCATGTAAAGACGAGCAAGGCCGTCTGCGTGTTGGTGCTGCGGTTGGCGCAGGTGCAGGTAACGAAGAACGTGTTGCTGCACTGGTTGAAGCAGGCGTTGACGTACTGCTTATCGACTCTTCTCACGGTCACTCTGAAGGCGTACTTCAACGCATCCGTGAAACCCGTGAAAAATTCCCTGAATTACAAATCATTGGCGGTAACGTCGCGACTGGCGCAGGTGCAAAAGCCCTGATTGAAGCGGGTGTAGATGCAGTGAAAGTGGGTATTGGCCCAGGCTCAATCTGTACAACCCGTATTGTTACCGGTGTGGGTGTTCCGCAAATCACTGCGATTTCAGATGCAGTAGAAGTGGCAGAGCAGTATGGCGTGCCATGTATCGCTGATGGCGGTATCCGCTTCTCTGGTGACTTGTGTAAAGCACTGGTTGCAGGCGCATCTTGTGTGATGGTTGGTTCTATGCTGGCAGGTACAGAAGAATCTCCAGGTGAAGTAGAGCTATACCAAGGCCGAGCTTACAAATCTTACCGTGGTATGGGCTCGCTGGGTGCGATGTCTAAAGGTTCTTCTGACCGTTACTTCCAGAGCGATAACGCAGCAGACAAACTGGTACCTGAAGGTATTGAAGGTCGCGTGGCATATAAAGGTCGTCTGAAAGAAATCATTCACCAGCAAATGGGTGGCCTGCGCTCGTGCATGGGTCTGACTGGCTCAGCGACTGTTGAAGACCTGCGCACCAAAGCAGAGTTCGTTCGCATCACAGGTGCTGGTATCACTGAATCGCATGCACACGATGTGACCATCACTAAAGAAGCACCAAACTATCGTACTGGCCAGTAA
- the xseA gene encoding exodeoxyribonuclease VII large subunit, which yields MNLTNNNIYTVSRLNAEVRLLLENEMGIVWLVGEISNLTMATSGHWYFTLKDRQAQVKCAMFKGNNRRVTFKPANGNQVLVRARLSLYEPRGDYQIIVESMQPEGDGLLQQQFEKLKMQLSAEGLFAASLKKTLPEQPKRVGVITSSTGAALHDILHVLKRRDPSLPVVIYPTQVQGKDAAIQIAQTIGRANSRNECDVLIIGRGGGSLEDLWCFNEEIVARTIAASSIPIVSAVGHEVDVTIADFVADVRAPTPSAAAELVSRDTSVRDQQLLQRTDRLAHAFSRHLSRSQEWLTRLQHRLAMQHPKAQLQQQSQQFDELERRLHQSMRYTLQTEAQRLDRASQKLERYSPANQIPGQKAQLGYVEQRLIEAMRRQLRQHQHALALQMETLDAVSPLATLARGYSITRNDKGEVIRSASSLKSGDQIRSTFGDGEIQSTVN from the coding sequence ATGAATCTCACCAACAACAATATCTATACCGTCTCCAGATTAAACGCTGAAGTGCGTTTGCTGCTCGAAAACGAAATGGGGATTGTTTGGCTGGTTGGCGAGATTTCAAATCTCACCATGGCAACATCTGGTCACTGGTATTTCACCCTGAAAGACCGTCAGGCTCAGGTGAAATGCGCCATGTTCAAAGGCAATAACCGACGTGTGACTTTTAAACCAGCCAACGGTAATCAGGTGTTGGTGCGTGCAAGGCTTTCTCTGTATGAGCCCCGCGGTGACTACCAAATCATTGTCGAAAGCATGCAGCCTGAAGGTGACGGCCTGCTTCAACAGCAATTTGAAAAATTGAAAATGCAGCTTTCTGCAGAAGGTCTGTTTGCTGCCAGTCTGAAAAAAACACTCCCAGAACAACCCAAGCGGGTTGGCGTGATCACTTCCAGCACTGGCGCGGCGCTGCATGATATTTTGCATGTCCTGAAACGCCGCGATCCCAGCTTGCCTGTGGTGATTTATCCCACCCAAGTTCAGGGCAAAGATGCTGCGATTCAAATCGCACAGACTATTGGGCGTGCCAACAGCCGTAATGAATGTGATGTGCTGATCATCGGTCGTGGCGGTGGTTCGTTAGAAGACTTATGGTGCTTCAACGAAGAAATTGTTGCCCGTACCATTGCCGCCAGCTCCATCCCGATCGTCAGTGCAGTTGGCCATGAAGTTGATGTTACCATCGCGGATTTCGTAGCTGATGTCCGCGCCCCTACCCCGTCAGCTGCAGCAGAGCTTGTCAGCCGTGATACCTCTGTACGTGATCAACAACTCTTGCAGCGTACTGATCGCCTAGCACACGCATTCAGCCGTCATTTGAGCCGCTCTCAGGAATGGCTGACTCGCTTGCAACATCGATTGGCGATGCAACACCCCAAAGCGCAGCTTCAGCAACAATCACAGCAGTTTGATGAGCTTGAAAGGCGTCTTCACCAATCCATGCGCTATACACTCCAAACGGAAGCGCAGCGCCTGGATAGAGCTTCGCAAAAGCTTGAGCGTTACTCACCCGCGAACCAAATTCCAGGCCAGAAAGCACAACTAGGCTATGTGGAGCAGCGTCTTATCGAGGCCATGCGCCGCCAACTCCGACAACATCAGCATGCACTGGCACTGCAGATGGAAACATTGGATGCGGTGAGCCCGCTGGCAACACTTGCACGCGGTTATTCAATCACCCGGAACGATAAAGGCGAAGTCATTCGTTCAGCATCGTCGCTTAAGTCTGGCGATCAGATCAGGTCAACATTTGGAGATGGAGAGATTCAATCTACCGTGAACTAG
- a CDS encoding zinc ribbon domain-containing protein translates to MGNHCPDCERDLVWDNGTYRCESCEKSFVKQAFCATCDELLEKLQACGATSYFCNSCNELKSKSSARIVFEEQKTVS, encoded by the coding sequence ATGGGAAATCATTGCCCTGATTGCGAACGTGACTTGGTGTGGGACAACGGCACTTACCGTTGTGAATCCTGTGAGAAAAGTTTTGTAAAACAGGCTTTTTGTGCCACTTGCGACGAGCTGCTGGAAAAGCTTCAGGCTTGTGGAGCGACCAGCTATTTCTGCAATAGCTGCAACGAGCTGAAATCGAAATCGAGCGCGAGAATCGTTTTTGAAGAACAAAAAACGGTGTCCTGA